A genome region from Salinigranum halophilum includes the following:
- a CDS encoding M48 family metalloprotease: MVLQATPPALAPPAAMLAVLTVGGFILGAAGSAVVRRLSNPVGKYRLFYLGMLLPFTLLSYGVLALLAFGPALAAKLPVPTAGPVSTLVADFFGFLAAGLVGLAAYTPTLRGIRSARDIDLSTRTAVARMARYVLGVSVVLAVALLPLRLWGTLASPIGLLLGLAVVVVGSLAGSPWIITVLRSTTKPTGETVDRLNALQTRAGLEVRDVRILDTEAEETANALVRGPPRYRRLFVTSTFLERFDDDTAAALLAVQAGRVRTRLLARRAGTVIVAGVLLVAAVTGSDARWLLVVAAVGVVLVGFWLTRRGVRAADEYAAARVGASTVVDAFERYAAVHSMEPSRRQVPNPLSVNVALGDRIDRLRA, translated from the coding sequence ATGGTCCTGCAAGCGACCCCTCCCGCTCTCGCCCCTCCAGCGGCGATGTTGGCTGTACTGACCGTCGGTGGGTTCATCCTGGGGGCGGCTGGGAGCGCCGTCGTTCGCCGGTTGTCGAATCCGGTTGGCAAGTACCGACTGTTCTACCTCGGTATGCTGCTTCCGTTCACCCTCCTCTCGTACGGTGTCCTTGCCCTCCTGGCGTTCGGCCCCGCGCTCGCCGCGAAGCTCCCTGTCCCGACAGCCGGACCGGTCAGCACACTCGTCGCCGACTTCTTCGGCTTCTTGGCTGCCGGACTCGTCGGCCTCGCAGCCTACACACCGACCCTTCGCGGGATTCGCTCGGCCCGTGACATCGACCTGTCGACTCGAACCGCCGTGGCCCGAATGGCGCGATACGTTCTCGGTGTCAGCGTCGTTCTTGCCGTGGCCCTCCTGCCGCTTCGCCTCTGGGGCACTCTCGCGTCACCCATCGGACTTTTGCTCGGTCTCGCGGTGGTCGTCGTCGGCTCCCTGGCTGGGTCGCCATGGATTATTACGGTGCTCCGAAGTACGACGAAACCCACCGGAGAGACCGTGGACCGCCTCAACGCCCTGCAAACGCGTGCTGGACTCGAGGTCAGAGACGTCCGCATCCTCGACACTGAAGCCGAGGAGACGGCGAACGCCCTCGTTCGTGGCCCTCCCCGCTACCGGCGCTTATTCGTCACGAGCACGTTCCTCGAACGGTTCGACGACGACACGGCGGCTGCCCTGCTCGCGGTTCAGGCGGGGCGTGTTCGCACACGGCTGCTCGCGCGGCGTGCAGGGACCGTCATCGTCGCTGGCGTCTTGCTAGTCGCGGCTGTGACGGGGTCCGATGCCCGGTGGCTCCTCGTCGTAGCAGCCGTCGGAGTCGTACTCGTCGGGTTCTGGCTCACGCGCCGCGGCGTCCGGGCGGCCGACGAGTACGCCGCCGCCCGGGTCGGCGCTTCGACCGTCGTCGACGCGTTCGAACGGTACGCGGCGGTCCACTCGATGGAGCCGTCCCGACGTCAAGTCCCGAATCCGCTCTCGGTGAACGTCGCGTTGGGCGACCGAATCGACCGTCTGCGAGCGTGA